From Zerene cesonia ecotype Mississippi chromosome 13, Zerene_cesonia_1.1, whole genome shotgun sequence, the proteins below share one genomic window:
- the LOC119831073 gene encoding myb-like protein X, with protein MHITTVILVLQCTICLAIRVPVNWDESEVKEALKLEDKPVPNEYFQYTANKPQFAVDVAKFHDVKSPEKHYESYPVQPHTGLTKPAFGKHQMLNSENQNYKPYQQYVQQDNNRQVSPVSNYYEVFHPYKAEIPALQEIYKDPVLNKIRNDVRDSKNRLQQYEQDAGEPNVEKDEYLESPEITDRKRFPIRNKPVRYEVHRPQRKPIYYQPIPITNHREHYLNQKLKHPWNQNYAKVTPMHYRPLKHHLNRLRQQHALTYDDERNEYPQITPPEQYAEKPDGYDIYEKGKDNYNKIRNNFDESINKAIIKNRPVANQNLEFQEENKAQDEEETFVPIKNYAQVRKTETFKHLPKSAAFRDAQNLEEYQNAPRLREAIKSSKNQVVYSEEGYEDSAYDHGGEQKHASDHEGHGGFLKEKESSKGKYKIPTIDIGFADEGKTASRQQVLHGEKWNDEKVDSQDENDTEDYTEDENDYNEKTDDEDITSAEYNERNKRDDNNTQTNLKDSTENRDENLESVLEHEVAKREIKLNMSEPKLKLRLPETKETNRKILFEKYKNKLKKKYPYYFKNSKILNKNSPLRYAENIKLIPQKMSSDTAFYNSRIALECPEVETEINPVPEKFENDDVTSSNDDGDNDEDEDEKDSDKGEEEFKNFKNKQRLKGLGDKIDCLKAKYFGEDPLDSPFFKEETINNPLPPSKPNNKIFILPNGNLQQRTKNTLNNFTESNPDILSLLNKLYDNNTFKNNKTENISDQNDSKEYNHHINKESVTKMPHILRKKRSATFMYEPYKVIKESQSQDSKKLTGNGNVSPLIKKLQTRQIIERASSNNQKQYKDIGKNDRPANAQETKFVDVSVDQRRGEPRYELDRGNHKSVYSPVENRSSISVDEYKKKISNENYSNKHMDDTINKEITNKPYFDVSKYLPQTLMTQNLAASNKIEKVVPSTTPTPRADIDENDEDDDYEEYDEEDDEDDLTTTTTTKKPAKIRIRLTTTIKPDVTEQPETSKLRLVTRFHTTSTTEKPFEKINDQKFNNRDDNVRSPKYREKKKKSTKSTLVTDTERYGDDDDDMREKEIDAMIGVQHDMDEYIPMYEKEEKRKLSSTQNEKDAENDSDENEHGGHSENDEDDDDDDDDDDNDDDDDDDDDDDVDVEENNDHRKDEHHIGKEKISAPNERVKMETTTSEPTKRTLLRTTEPTATTEVLNKMNEQRPMIFRKRVEIHKELPVDEKSPHVTHFKQDIKEVEVVKEMEEPKKKKIKNSEALELYKDDNLAKDINQLGGVEIFRDDIDLETGPRHGGNYRSIKPEELRQENLGSNVDVEGSQSETKSTIQVEPTTARPRIKSDVIRSRNVRNRNAKLNDRSGAKAETSTISTRQENLRKLRRNRNENEKSAKLIEFQDEDAENHPRNMHGGNFKTYNTRSNNRPMHGGNYRSAKIVQADIVKTTPSITSTTTGRTIPIRNRKQEAELLNTFARVVPELTTPPAFILDPSKRQYYYVD; from the coding sequence ATGCACATTACTACCGTGATCTTAGTGCTCCAGTGTACAATATGCCTTGCTATACGAGTGCCAGTGAACTGGGACGAAAGTGAAGTGAAAGAAGCACTTAAGCTTGAGGACAAACCAGTTCCTAATGAATACTTCCAGTACACGGCGAACAAACCGCAGTTCGCTGTAGATGTCGCCAAGTTCCACGATGTCAAGTCACCGGAGAAACACTACGAGTCGTACCCCGTCCAACCGCATACAGGCTTGACCAAACCAGCATTTGGTAAACATCAAATGCTTAACAgtgaaaatcaaaattataaaccaTACCAACAATATGTTCAGCAAGACAACAATCGACAAGTGAGCCCAGTTTCAAATTACTATGAAGTGTTTCACCCTTACAAGGCGGAAATACCCGCGCtgcaagaaatatataaagaccccgtattaaataaaataagaaacgaTGTGAGGGATTCTAAGAATCGATTACAACAATATGAGCAGGATGCAGGAGAACCAAATGTAGAAAAGGATGAATATTTAGAGAGTCCTGAAATTACAGATAGGAAGAGGTTTCCTATTCGAAATAAGCCTGTAAGATATGAAGTCCATAGGCCACAGAGAAAACCAATATATTACCAACCGATCCCCATAACGAATCACCGAGAACACTACTTAAATCAAAAACTGAAGCATCCATGGAACCAAAATTATGCAAAGGTTACTCCTATGCACTATCGACCATTAAAACATCATTTAAATCGATTAAGACAACAACACGCATTGACTTATGATGATGAACGCAACGAATATCCACAAATAACACCACCAGAACAATATGCGGAAAAACCAGATGGGTACGATATCTATGAAAAAGGGAAggacaattacaataaaataagaaacaattttgatgaatCCATAAACaaagctataataaaaaatagaccaGTGGCTAATCAAAATTTAGAATTTCAAGAAGAAAATAAAGCGCAAGATGAAGAAGAGACATTTGTCCCAATAAAAAACTACGCTCAGGTACGAAaaactgaaacatttaaacatcTGCCGAAATCTGCAGCTTTCCGAGACGCTCAAAATTTAGAAGAATATCAAAATGCTCCCAGATTAAGAGAggcgataaaaagtagcaaAAATCAAGTCGTTTATTCTGAAGAAGGTTATGAAGACTCGGCGTATGATCATGGAGGTGAACAGAAACATGCATCAGACCATGAAGGTCATGGTggttttttgaaagaaaaagaaagcaGCAAaggcaaatataaaatacctacaATTGATATCGGTTTTGCTGATGAAGGAAAAACAGCTTCAAGGCAACAAGTCCTACATGGAGAAAAATGGAATGACGAAAAAGTGGACAGTCAAGATGAAAATGACACTGAAGACTACACTGAAGACGAGaatgattataatgaaaaaactgATGACGAAGACATAACTTCCGCTGAATACAATGAGAGAAATAAACGCGATGATAACAATACTCAGACAAATCTGAAAGATAGCACTGAAAATCGTGATGAAAATTTAGAAAGCGTATTAGAACATGAGGTAGCAAAAAGAGAAATTAAGCTAAATATGTCTGAGCCCAAATTAAAGTTGAGATTACCCGAAACTAAAGAAACAAATcgaaaaattttgtttgaaaagtataaaaataagttgaaaaaaaaatatccatactattttaaaaactcgAAAATACTTAACAAAAACTCTCCACTGCGATATGccgaaaatattaaacttatacCACAGAAAATGAGCAGTGATACTGCATTTTACAATTCTAGAATTGCTCTAGAATGTCCTGAAGTCGAAACTGAAATTAATCCTGTACCAgagaaatttgaaaatgacGATGTTACCTCTTCGAATGATGATGGAGACAATGATGAGGATGAAGATGAAAAAGATTCAGACAAAGGAGAAgaagaatttaaaaactttaaaaacaaacaaagactGAAGGGACTCGGTGATAAAATTGATTGCTTGAAGGCTAAATACTTTGGAGAAGATCCATTAGACAGTCCTTTTTTCAAAGAAGAAACTATCAATAATCCTCTGCCCCCATCTAagccaaataataaaatatttattttgcctAATGGTAACTTACAGCAACGAACAAAAAACACTTTAAATAACTTCACTGAATCAAATCCAGACATACTTAGTTTACTCAATAAACTGTATGATAACAAcacctttaaaaataataaaactgaaaatatttcagaCCAAAATGATTCAAAAGAATATAATCAccatattaataaagaaagtgTAACAAAAATGCCACATATATTGAGAAAAAAGAGATCTGCAACATTTATGTACGAACCATATAAAGTAATCAAAGAGAGTCAATCACAAGATTCGAAAAAACTAACAGGGAATGGAAATGTGAGTCCACTcataaaaaaacttcaaaCAAGACAGATAATCGAAAGAGCAAGTTCAAATAATCAAAAGCAATACAAGGATATTGGTAAAAATGACAGACCAGCTAATGCACaagaaacaaaatttgttGATGTCAGTGTTGATCAAAGAAGAGGGGAACCAAGATATGAATTAGATCGAGGTAATCATAAATCTGTTTATAGTCCCGTCGAAAACAGATCCTCCATTTCAGTGgatgaatataaaaagaagatttcaaatgaaaattattctaataaacaTATGGACGacacaattaataaagaaataactaataaacCGTATTTCGATGTTTCCAAATATCTGCCACAAACTTTAATGACACAAAATTTAGCAGCTAGcaacaaaatagaaaaagttgTTCCTTCAACAACTCCGACACCTCGGGCAGATATTGATGAAAATGATGAAGACGATGATTATGAAGAATATGACGAAGaagatgatgaagatgatctgactacaacaacaacaacaaaaaagcCCGCTAAAATAAGGATACGTTTAACAACCACCATTAAACCAGATGTTACTGAACAACCTGAAACGTCAAAATTACGGCTTGTCACCCGTTTTCATACGACAAGTACCACAGAAAAGCCTTTTGAAAAAATCAAtgatcaaaaatttaataacagagATGATAATGTAAGATCACCAAAATATAGggagaagaaaaaaaagagcACAAAAAGTACTCTGGTAACAGATACTGAAAGATATggtgatgatgacgatgatatGAGAGAAAAAGAAATCGATGCTATGATAGGAGTGCAACACGATATGGATGAGTATATCCCAATGTATGAGAAAGAAGAAAAGCGGAAGCTCTCTTCTACTCAAAATGAAAAGGATGCAGAAAACGACAGCGATGAAAATGAGCATGGTGGTCATAGTGAAAATGATGAGGACGacgatgacgatgatgatgatgatgataatgacgatgatgatgatgatgatgatgacgatgatgtaGATGTCGAAGAAAATAATGACCATCGTAAAGATGAGCATCATATAGGGAAGGAAAAAATAAGTGCACCAAATGAGAGAGTTAAAATGGAAACTACCACATCAGAGCCCACAAAAAGAACTCTTTTAAGAACGACAGAACCCACGGCAACTACTGaagtactaaataaaatgaatgagcAACGACCAATGATTTTTAGGAAAAGAGTTGAAATTCATAAAGAATTACCAGTGGATGAAAAATCACCTCATGTAACCCATTTCAAGCAAGACATAAAAGAAGTTGAAGTCGTGAAAGAGATGGAAGaaccaaagaaaaaaaaaataaagaattcagAAGCATTAGAATTGTACAAAGACGATAACCTGGCTAAGGATATTAACCAATTAGGTGGGGTTGAAATATTTAGAGATGACATAGACCTCGAAACCGGTCCACGACATGGTGGAAATTATAGAAGCATTAAGCCCGAAGAATTACGCCAAGAAAATTTAGGTTCAAATGTTGATGTTGAAGGTTCCCAAAGTGAAACTAAAAGTACAATACAAGTTGAACCGACCACAGCCAGGCCAAGAATAAAAAGTGATGTGATAAGATCAAGAAATGTGCGCAACAGAAATGCAAAGTTAAACGACCGGAGCGGAGCAAAAGCAGAAACTTCGACGATTAGTACACGTCAAGAAAATTTACGAAAATTAAGACGAAATCGAAATGAGAACGAAAAAAGCGCAAAGCTTATTGAATTTCAAGATGAGGATGCAGAAAATCATCCAAGAAATATGCATGGTGGTaactttaaaacatataacacGAGAAGTAATAATAGACCGATGCATGGAGGCAACTATAGGAGTGCTAAAATAGTACAGGCCGATATAGTTAAAACAACACCTTCGATTACGAGTACAACTACAGGTAGAACAATACCAATAAGAAATCGAAAACAAGAAGCTGAACTATTGAATACTTTCGCTCGCGTAGTTCCTGAACTAACAACACCTCCTGCTTTCATATTGGACCCTAGTAAAcgacaatattattatgttgattaa
- the LOC119831168 gene encoding uncharacterized protein LOC119831168: MSTIRQLTLLLCVACVVLALPTPDSAGSYPLPAPGLSYGGIPYGSVSGDVANYFNRRAPSVFQAKQLNVASVNFAPIDQYL; the protein is encoded by the exons ATGTCAACCATTCGGCAG TTAACTTTACTCCTGTGCGTGGCGTGTGTCGTTCTGGCGCTCCCGACCCCTGATAGTGCAGGATCTTACCCCCTACCTGCACCTGGCTTATCTTACG GTGGGATTCCATACGGCAGCGTGAGTGGAGATGTAGCAAACTATTTCAATAGACGAGCGCCATCTGTGTTTCAAGCTAAGCAACTAAATGTTGCAAGCGTCAACTTCGCGCCGATTGatcagtatttataa